One region of Haloprofundus salilacus genomic DNA includes:
- a CDS encoding rhomboid family intramembrane serine protease has translation MVRGSNSPTLDTLVLFGIVFLAQGVLGLFGSAVGLFALAPPVDVRPWTLVTSVYAHASVGHLLSNTVALVVIGFLVEQGTTRWRYHAFFLSTGVIAGLAEIWFDAAFGRTVGVIGASGAIFALAGYLLAANPVTDSVLDRLNLNGRTQIALLVGAAVFVAALGAGPNVAIVAHGTGFVLGLLAGRLRLLGV, from the coding sequence ATGGTCCGCGGCTCGAACAGCCCGACACTCGATACGCTCGTCCTCTTCGGTATCGTCTTTCTCGCCCAGGGCGTTCTGGGACTGTTCGGAAGCGCCGTCGGGCTGTTCGCACTCGCTCCCCCGGTCGATGTCCGTCCGTGGACGCTCGTCACGAGCGTGTACGCCCACGCGAGCGTCGGCCACCTGCTGAGCAACACCGTCGCGCTCGTCGTCATCGGCTTCCTGGTCGAACAGGGGACGACCCGATGGCGGTATCACGCGTTCTTCCTTTCGACCGGCGTCATCGCCGGACTCGCAGAGATATGGTTCGACGCCGCGTTCGGTCGCACCGTCGGCGTTATCGGCGCGAGCGGCGCGATCTTCGCGCTCGCGGGCTACCTCCTCGCGGCGAACCCGGTGACCGATTCGGTTCTCGATCGCCTGAATCTGAACGGGCGGACGCAGATCGCGCTGCTCGTCGGTGCCGCGGTTTTCGTCGCCGCGCTCGGGGCGGGGCCGAACGTCGCCATCGTCGCCCACGGCACCGGGTTCGTGCTCGGACTCCTCGCCGGGCGACTCCGACTGCTCGGCGTGTGA
- a CDS encoding cold-shock protein, whose protein sequence is MANGKVDFFNDTGGYGFISTEDADDDVFFHMEDVGGEDLTEGTEIEFDIEQAPKGPRATNVVRN, encoded by the coding sequence ATGGCGAACGGTAAGGTTGATTTCTTCAACGACACAGGCGGCTACGGTTTCATTTCCACCGAGGATGCTGACGACGACGTTTTCTTCCACATGGAGGACGTCGGCGGTGAAGACCTAACGGAAGGTACTGAGATCGAATTCGATATCGAACAGGCCCCCAAGGGCCCGCGCGCGACGAACGTCGTCCGCAACTAA
- a CDS encoding HalOD1 output domain-containing protein: MTNAPEDQPDDRRTATNESRTYENVPEDAEWEVVTQVPYDPSEADGLTTTIVYAVAEAEDVSPSDIKQPPLYEVVDTAALESALFGSESSIRATQCSTEFMYRGRRIVVETDGWVIVHEQAER; the protein is encoded by the coding sequence GTGACGAACGCCCCCGAAGACCAACCCGACGACCGCCGGACAGCCACTAACGAGTCCCGAACTTATGAGAACGTACCTGAGGATGCCGAGTGGGAGGTAGTCACCCAGGTCCCTTACGACCCATCTGAAGCCGATGGACTGACGACCACGATTGTCTACGCGGTTGCCGAAGCAGAAGATGTCTCACCCAGCGACATCAAACAGCCCCCGCTGTATGAGGTGGTCGATACCGCCGCCCTCGAGTCGGCGTTATTCGGCTCGGAGTCAAGTATTCGTGCCACGCAGTGCTCGACTGAGTTCATGTATCGTGGTCGTCGCATCGTCGTTGAGACCGATGGCTGGGTCATCGTCCACGAACAGGCCGAGCGGTAG
- a CDS encoding homoserine dehydrogenase: MRVAVVGAGAVGRSVAELAADYGQEVTVLADSRGAVVDTDGIDVAAALDRKEENGSVGDTAIGDALAAEYDVLVEATPTTLGDAEPGFSHVRAALESNRHVVLANKGPVAERYADLRALERDSDGDVLFEATVGGAIPVLSAIDDFGPDHITAARGVLNGTANFILSRMTAEGLDYDHVLAEAQDLGVAEADPSFDVEGTDAALKCVILGNVLYDGGYSLADADVDGIRDIPGSALELAAEDGQTVRLIGEATANGVRVGPRLVPENGTLAVTGTQNIVQLETTHAGRLNISGRGAGGPETASAVLSDVRRLE, from the coding sequence GTGAGAGTCGCCGTCGTCGGCGCGGGAGCGGTCGGTCGCTCCGTCGCCGAGTTGGCCGCCGACTACGGTCAAGAGGTGACGGTGCTCGCCGACTCGCGTGGTGCGGTCGTCGACACCGACGGTATCGACGTCGCCGCGGCGCTCGACCGGAAGGAAGAGAACGGAAGCGTAGGCGACACGGCAATCGGCGACGCGCTCGCGGCGGAGTACGACGTGCTCGTCGAAGCGACGCCGACGACGCTCGGCGACGCCGAACCCGGCTTCTCGCACGTGCGGGCGGCGCTGGAATCGAATCGTCACGTCGTGTTGGCGAACAAGGGACCGGTCGCCGAGCGGTACGCGGACCTCCGAGCGCTCGAACGGGACAGCGACGGCGACGTACTGTTCGAGGCGACGGTCGGCGGGGCTATTCCGGTACTGTCGGCCATTGACGACTTCGGTCCGGACCACATCACCGCCGCCCGAGGCGTGCTGAACGGGACGGCGAACTTCATCCTCTCGCGGATGACCGCCGAAGGGCTGGACTACGACCACGTGCTCGCGGAGGCCCAGGACCTCGGCGTCGCCGAGGCGGACCCCTCCTTCGACGTGGAGGGGACCGACGCCGCGCTGAAATGCGTCATCCTCGGTAACGTGCTCTACGACGGCGGCTACTCGCTGGCCGACGCGGATGTCGACGGCATCCGCGACATCCCCGGCAGCGCGCTCGAACTCGCCGCCGAGGACGGTCAGACGGTCCGACTCATCGGCGAAGCGACCGCAAACGGCGTTCGCGTCGGGCCGCGACTTGTCCCGGAGAACGGAACGCTCGCGGTGACCGGCACGCAGAACATTGTCCAACTGGAGACGACCCACGCTGGGCGACTGAACATCAGCGGCCGGGGGGCGGGCGGTCCCGAGACGGCCAGCGCGGTGCTGTCGGACGTTCGACGACTCGAGTAG
- the rpsJ gene encoding 30S ribosomal protein S10 yields the protein MQQARVRLAGTSPEDLDDICDDVREIASKTGVNLSGPIPLPTKTLEIPCRKSPDGEGTATWEHWEMRVHKRLIDIDADERALRQLMRIQVPNDVSIEIVLED from the coding sequence ATGCAGCAAGCACGCGTTCGCCTCGCCGGCACGAGCCCCGAGGACCTCGACGACATCTGTGACGACGTCCGCGAAATCGCGAGCAAGACGGGCGTCAACCTCAGCGGTCCGATTCCGCTACCGACGAAGACGCTCGAGATTCCGTGTCGGAAGTCGCCCGATGGAGAAGGCACCGCGACGTGGGAGCACTGGGAGATGCGAGTTCACAAGCGTCTCATCGATATCGACGCGGACGAACGCGCGCTTCGCCAGCTCATGCGCATTCAAGTGCCCAACGACGTCAGCATCGAGATCGTTCTCGAAGACTGA
- the tuf gene encoding translation elongation factor EF-1 subunit alpha, whose translation MSEDKPHQNLAIIGHVDHGKSTLVGRLLFETGSVPEHVIEQHREEAEEKGKGGFEFAYVMDNLAEERERGVTIDIAHQEFDTDKYYFTIVDCPGHRDFVKNMITGASQADNAVLVVAADDGVAPQTREHVFLARTLGINELIIAINKMDVVDYAEDSYKEVRKEVQNLLNQVRFNADDATFVPISAFEGDNIADRSDNTSWYDGPTLLEALNDLPEVEPPTDAPLRLPIQDVYTISGIGTVPVGRVETGVLETGANVSFQPSDISGEVKTVEMHHEEVPRAEPGDNVGFNVRGVGKDDIRRGDVCGPADDPPKVAETFTAQVVVMQHPSVITAGYTPVFHAHTAQVACTVESIDQKLDPASGEVAEENPDFIKSGDAAIVTIRPQKPLSIEPSGEIPELGSFAIRDMGQTIAAGKVLEVNER comes from the coding sequence ATGAGCGAAGACAAACCGCACCAGAACTTGGCCATCATCGGCCACGTCGACCACGGAAAAAGCACGCTCGTGGGCCGACTCCTGTTCGAGACAGGATCGGTCCCGGAGCACGTTATCGAGCAGCATCGCGAAGAAGCAGAAGAGAAGGGCAAAGGCGGCTTCGAGTTCGCCTACGTGATGGACAACCTCGCCGAGGAGCGAGAGCGCGGCGTCACCATCGACATCGCCCACCAGGAGTTCGACACGGACAAGTACTACTTCACCATCGTCGACTGCCCGGGCCACCGTGACTTCGTCAAGAACATGATCACGGGTGCCTCGCAGGCTGACAACGCGGTTCTCGTCGTCGCCGCCGACGACGGTGTCGCACCCCAGACCCGCGAGCACGTGTTCCTCGCCCGCACGCTCGGCATCAACGAGCTCATCATCGCCATCAACAAGATGGACGTCGTTGACTACGCAGAGGACTCTTACAAGGAGGTCCGCAAGGAAGTCCAGAACCTGCTGAACCAGGTACGCTTCAACGCCGACGACGCAACGTTCGTGCCGATTTCGGCGTTCGAGGGCGACAACATCGCCGACCGCAGCGACAACACGTCGTGGTACGACGGCCCGACTCTCCTCGAGGCGCTCAACGACCTCCCCGAGGTCGAGCCGCCGACGGACGCGCCGCTGCGACTCCCGATTCAGGACGTCTACACCATCTCCGGCATCGGTACGGTCCCGGTCGGCCGCGTCGAGACCGGTGTCCTCGAGACGGGTGCGAACGTCTCGTTCCAGCCGTCGGACATCTCCGGCGAGGTCAAGACGGTCGAGATGCACCACGAAGAAGTGCCGCGCGCAGAGCCTGGCGACAACGTCGGCTTCAACGTGCGTGGCGTCGGCAAGGACGACATCCGCCGCGGCGACGTCTGTGGCCCGGCCGACGACCCGCCGAAGGTCGCCGAGACGTTCACGGCGCAAGTCGTCGTCATGCAGCACCCGTCGGTCATCACCGCGGGTTACACGCCGGTCTTCCACGCCCACACGGCGCAGGTCGCGTGTACCGTCGAGTCCATCGACCAGAAACTCGACCCCGCGTCGGGTGAGGTCGCCGAGGAGAACCCGGACTTCATCAAGTCCGGCGACGCCGCCATCGTGACGATCCGTCCGCAGAAGCCGCTCAGCATCGAGCCGTCCGGCGAGATTCCGGAACTCGGTTCCTTCGCCATCCGCGACATGGGTCAGACCATCGCGGCCGGCAAGGTGCTCGAGGTCAACGAGCGATAA
- a CDS encoding amino acid-binding protein — MSDSETPQPHTVRLELVDEPGQLLAALRPIADNGGNLLSIYHERGNLTPRGHIPVEVDLECPPDRFGTIVDALRNNGVNVIQAGAERYGEQLTVLLVGHLVDTDLSDTLRSIEECANAALADLSVSAPEGRNEESSARVRLATQAGKRTDVLAVVREIADRKNLRVVEPLAEVSA; from the coding sequence ATGAGCGACAGCGAGACGCCGCAACCGCACACGGTGCGCCTCGAACTCGTCGACGAACCCGGCCAGTTGCTCGCGGCGCTGCGACCTATCGCCGACAACGGCGGGAACCTGCTCTCCATCTACCACGAACGCGGCAATCTCACGCCGCGCGGACACATCCCTGTCGAAGTTGACCTGGAGTGCCCGCCGGACCGCTTCGGCACCATCGTCGACGCGCTCCGGAACAACGGCGTCAACGTGATTCAGGCGGGCGCGGAGCGGTACGGCGAGCAGTTGACCGTCCTCTTGGTCGGCCACCTCGTCGACACGGACCTCTCGGACACGCTGCGGAGCATCGAGGAGTGCGCGAACGCGGCGCTGGCGGATCTCTCGGTGTCGGCGCCCGAAGGTCGAAACGAGGAGTCGAGCGCCCGCGTCAGACTGGCGACGCAGGCGGGCAAACGCACGGACGTGCTCGCTGTTGTCCGGGAGATAGCCGACCGGAAGAACCTTCGAGTCGTCGAGCCGCTCGCGGAGGTGTCGGCGTGA
- a CDS encoding PAS domain-containing protein: MIGEVTRALIPTTKNEIRQRICEQFVASELYSFAWIDRYSPEKEEMIPTASAGIAKNTLNGLTINEEFPQAELTNEAVQTREVTVVQNLVDDPPCEEWRDHALKHDYRTCAAIPLVYEEAMYGVLHLATNRSQGFGALERESLAELGVTIAYAFENAESPANTDSTERTEAETEMMKVTAESEQERRLYETIISSTPDLVYAFDLDYRFIYANDALLEMWGQTYEESIGKTLLENGYEPWHAEMHEREIDQIVETTEPIRGEVAFQHAELGRRIYDYIFAPVLNDEGEVEAVTGTTRDITERKEAEEALQESKERFQALINASSDVVYRVSPDWGEIHRLKGKEFIADIHESTSNWLDKYIHPDDQKHVMEAVDEAIRTKSAFELEHQVEQVDGSLGWTFSRAVPMLDEDGDIVEWIGMASDITERKQYEWELKRALDLLEKTEQIADVGGWEIDVDTKEVFWTDYLFDILEVPYDEEPPLDEALDVYYEEDRPIVESAVEEALDTAEPFDVEARVRTPSGEIRWLRVQGDPEVEKGEVVSLRGAVQDITERKHREQRLGELIEELGESNERLEQFAYAASHDLQEPLRMVSSYLQLIERRYDDELDEDGREFIEFAVDGADRMRNMIQGLLEYSRVDRRGEPFEPVSLDDVLTDVRADLQVKIEEINAEITTESLPHVEGDRGQLRQLFQNLLDNAFEYSGDMPARVHVAAEKQGPKWVISVSDEGIGIAPDDSERIFEVFQSLNGSDEHQGTGIGLALCERIVERHDGDIWVESEPGEGATFSFTLPSVRTSELQP; encoded by the coding sequence GTGATAGGAGAAGTCACTCGAGCATTAATCCCGACCACCAAAAACGAGATACGACAACGCATTTGTGAGCAGTTCGTAGCATCGGAGTTGTACTCCTTTGCGTGGATCGACCGCTATAGCCCAGAGAAGGAGGAGATGATTCCGACAGCCTCCGCCGGAATCGCGAAAAATACGCTCAATGGATTGACCATTAACGAGGAGTTTCCTCAAGCGGAACTGACAAACGAGGCAGTGCAGACACGGGAGGTCACGGTTGTACAGAATCTCGTTGACGACCCGCCTTGCGAGGAATGGCGCGATCACGCCCTCAAACACGATTACCGAACCTGCGCGGCCATTCCCCTCGTTTACGAGGAGGCTATGTACGGAGTCTTGCATCTGGCTACCAACCGGTCGCAAGGATTTGGCGCGCTTGAGCGAGAATCGCTCGCAGAGTTGGGAGTGACAATCGCATACGCCTTCGAAAATGCGGAGTCGCCTGCGAATACTGATAGCACCGAGCGCACGGAAGCTGAGACAGAGATGATGAAAGTAACCGCTGAGTCCGAGCAGGAGCGGCGGCTTTACGAGACCATCATTTCCAGTACTCCCGACCTTGTATACGCGTTCGACCTCGACTACCGCTTCATATACGCCAACGACGCACTGCTAGAGATGTGGGGTCAAACCTACGAAGAGTCCATCGGAAAAACCCTACTGGAAAATGGCTACGAGCCGTGGCACGCGGAGATGCACGAACGCGAAATTGACCAGATCGTGGAGACGACAGAACCCATCCGCGGCGAGGTAGCGTTTCAACACGCCGAGCTCGGTCGCCGAATCTACGACTACATCTTTGCACCAGTACTCAACGACGAGGGGGAAGTCGAAGCCGTCACCGGAACGACGCGCGATATCACCGAGCGCAAGGAAGCCGAAGAGGCGCTTCAGGAGAGCAAGGAGCGATTCCAGGCGTTGATCAACGCTAGCTCAGATGTAGTATATCGCGTGAGCCCCGATTGGGGCGAAATTCACCGCCTTAAAGGCAAGGAGTTCATCGCCGATATACATGAATCGACTAGCAATTGGCTTGATAAATACATCCATCCGGACGACCAGAAGCACGTAATGGAGGCCGTTGACGAAGCTATCCGGACCAAAAGCGCCTTCGAGCTGGAACATCAGGTCGAACAGGTCGATGGGAGTCTGGGCTGGACGTTCTCTCGTGCAGTGCCGATGCTGGATGAGGACGGTGACATCGTCGAGTGGATCGGTATGGCGAGCGACATCACCGAGCGCAAACAGTACGAGTGGGAACTCAAACGGGCGCTGGATTTGCTCGAAAAGACCGAGCAAATCGCTGACGTCGGCGGTTGGGAGATTGACGTGGATACAAAGGAAGTATTTTGGACGGATTATCTCTTCGACATCTTGGAAGTGCCCTACGATGAGGAACCGCCATTGGATGAGGCACTCGATGTCTATTACGAAGAGGACCGGCCGATCGTCGAGAGTGCAGTTGAGGAGGCACTGGACACCGCCGAACCATTCGATGTAGAGGCTCGAGTTCGAACCCCCAGTGGAGAGATACGCTGGCTCCGGGTCCAAGGCGATCCGGAAGTTGAGAAGGGGGAAGTCGTCTCGCTCCGCGGGGCAGTCCAAGACATCACCGAGCGCAAACACCGAGAGCAGCGGTTAGGAGAGTTAATCGAGGAACTTGGGGAATCGAACGAGCGTCTTGAGCAGTTCGCCTATGCCGCCTCTCATGACCTCCAGGAGCCGCTCCGGATGGTGTCGAGCTACCTCCAACTTATTGAGCGCCGCTACGACGACGAACTCGACGAGGATGGGCGTGAGTTCATCGAGTTCGCGGTGGATGGCGCTGATCGGATGCGTAATATGATCCAAGGGCTCCTAGAATATTCCCGAGTCGACAGGCGTGGTGAACCCTTTGAACCAGTTAGTCTGGATGACGTCCTCACGGACGTCCGTGCCGACCTTCAGGTGAAAATTGAGGAAATAAATGCTGAGATCACCACTGAATCCCTCCCTCACGTCGAGGGGGATCGAGGACAACTCCGCCAACTGTTTCAGAATCTCCTCGACAACGCATTCGAGTATAGCGGTGACATGCCGGCGCGAGTGCATGTCGCCGCGGAGAAACAGGGACCGAAGTGGGTCATCTCGGTGAGCGACGAGGGAATCGGCATCGCTCCTGACGACAGTGAGCGAATCTTTGAGGTGTTCCAAAGTCTCAATGGTTCCGACGAGCATCAGGGAACTGGCATTGGCCTCGCGCTCTGCGAGCGAATAGTAGAGCGCCACGACGGCGATATTTGGGTTGAGTCCGAGCCCGGAGAAGGGGCAACTTTTTCGTTTACGCTTCCCTCGGTGAGAACTTCTGAGCTTCAACCCTGA
- a CDS encoding DUF7344 domain-containing protein, which translates to MDHVFEVLAHPRRRYLLYTLLEETEWGLRELAEKIATWENDVRESTVSDDGVERVYVSLYHNHVPLLVEEGIIEFEETTETIGLGPHADQVLAVLENAGGSNDSDQETHARSDIR; encoded by the coding sequence ATGGACCACGTCTTCGAGGTGTTGGCTCATCCCCGCCGACGATACCTCCTCTACACGCTCCTCGAAGAGACCGAGTGGGGACTCCGGGAATTGGCGGAGAAGATCGCCACCTGGGAGAACGACGTGCGCGAATCAACCGTCTCCGATGACGGGGTCGAGCGCGTGTACGTTTCTCTCTACCACAATCACGTCCCACTGCTCGTCGAGGAGGGGATCATCGAATTCGAAGAGACAACCGAGACGATCGGACTTGGTCCCCACGCCGATCAGGTCCTCGCCGTGTTGGAGAACGCCGGCGGGAGCAACGACAGCGATCAGGAAACCCACGCACGGAGTGATATCAGGTGA
- a CDS encoding elongation factor EF-2 gives MGRRKKIVQECEKLMDQPEQIRNIAIAAHVDHGKTTLSDNLLAGAGMISDATAGQQLAMDTKEDEQERGITIDAANVSMTHEWEGENHLINLIDTPGHVDFGGDVTRAMRAVDGALVVVDAVEGAMPQTETVLRQALREGVKPALFINKVDRLINELQEGPEEMQQRLLDVITDVNELIRGMTEEKEYDWTVSVEEGTVAFGSALYKWGVSIPSMQETGISFADIIEMEQSGNREELHERTPLSDVVLDMVAEHFPDPLDAQPRRIPTIWRGDAESELAEQMRVVDDEGEVVFMSTDISMDPHAGEIATGRLFSGTLEKGQELYVSGTAGKNRVQSVGIFMGDSREEVSRVPAGNIAAVTGLRDAIAGSTVSSIEMTPFESIEHISEPVITKSVEAMNMDDLPKLIQTLQQVAKEDPTIRVEINEDTGEHLISGQGELHLEVITQRIRDNQGIPVHTGEPIVVYREQPQEASREVEGVSPNRHNKFYITAEPMDQSIVDAIKLGEVAMDMPELERREALQEAGMDKDTSQNVEHIFGTNILIDDTKGIQHLNETMELVIEGLEEALDDGPLAAEPVQGALLRLHDARLHEDTIHRGPAQVIPAVREAVHRSLIDGKIRLLEPIQNVRIDVASDYMGSASGEIQGRRGRVDDMYQEGDLMVIEGIAPVEEMIGFSSDIRSATEGRASWNTENAGFRVLSDSLQRDKIMEIRERKGMKLELSPAIDYI, from the coding sequence ATGGGCCGACGAAAGAAAATCGTACAGGAATGTGAGAAACTGATGGACCAACCGGAGCAGATCCGGAACATCGCCATCGCCGCTCACGTCGACCACGGGAAGACGACACTTTCGGACAACCTGCTGGCCGGAGCGGGCATGATTTCTGACGCGACTGCCGGACAGCAGCTCGCGATGGACACCAAAGAGGACGAACAGGAACGCGGCATCACTATCGACGCCGCGAACGTCTCGATGACTCACGAGTGGGAAGGCGAGAACCACCTCATCAACCTCATCGACACGCCGGGCCACGTCGACTTCGGTGGCGACGTGACGCGGGCGATGCGCGCCGTCGACGGCGCGCTCGTGGTCGTCGACGCCGTCGAGGGCGCGATGCCCCAGACGGAGACGGTGCTCCGGCAGGCGCTCCGCGAGGGCGTCAAGCCGGCGCTGTTCATCAACAAGGTCGACCGCCTCATCAACGAACTGCAGGAAGGTCCCGAGGAGATGCAGCAGCGGCTCCTCGACGTCATCACCGACGTCAACGAGCTCATCCGCGGGATGACCGAGGAGAAAGAGTACGACTGGACCGTCTCCGTCGAAGAGGGGACCGTCGCGTTCGGCTCCGCGTTGTACAAGTGGGGCGTCTCCATCCCGTCGATGCAGGAGACGGGCATCTCCTTCGCCGACATCATCGAGATGGAGCAGTCGGGCAACCGCGAGGAACTCCACGAGCGCACGCCGCTTTCGGACGTCGTCCTCGACATGGTCGCCGAGCACTTCCCGGACCCGCTCGACGCCCAGCCCCGTCGTATTCCGACGATCTGGCGCGGCGACGCCGAGTCCGAACTCGCAGAGCAGATGCGCGTCGTCGACGACGAGGGCGAAGTCGTCTTCATGTCGACCGACATCTCGATGGACCCCCACGCGGGCGAAATCGCGACCGGACGACTGTTCTCCGGCACGCTGGAGAAGGGTCAGGAGCTGTACGTCTCCGGCACCGCGGGCAAGAACCGCGTCCAGTCCGTCGGCATCTTCATGGGTGATTCCCGCGAGGAAGTGAGCCGGGTTCCGGCCGGCAACATCGCCGCCGTCACCGGCCTCCGCGACGCCATCGCCGGTTCCACGGTGTCCAGCATCGAGATGACGCCGTTCGAGTCCATCGAACACATCTCCGAGCCGGTCATCACCAAATCCGTCGAGGCGATGAACATGGACGACCTGCCAAAGCTCATCCAGACGCTCCAGCAGGTCGCGAAGGAAGACCCGACCATCCGCGTCGAGATCAACGAGGACACCGGCGAGCACCTCATCAGCGGTCAGGGTGAACTCCACCTCGAGGTCATCACCCAGCGCATCCGCGACAACCAGGGCATCCCGGTGCATACCGGCGAGCCCATCGTCGTCTACCGCGAGCAGCCGCAGGAGGCCTCCCGCGAGGTCGAGGGTGTCTCGCCGAACCGCCACAACAAATTCTACATCACCGCGGAGCCGATGGACCAGAGCATCGTCGACGCCATCAAGCTCGGCGAAGTGGCGATGGACATGCCCGAACTGGAGCGCCGTGAGGCGCTGCAGGAAGCCGGTATGGACAAGGACACTTCCCAGAACGTCGAACACATCTTCGGGACGAACATCCTCATCGACGATACGAAAGGTATCCAGCACCTCAACGAGACAATGGAGCTCGTCATCGAGGGTCTCGAAGAGGCGCTCGACGACGGTCCGCTAGCCGCAGAGCCCGTCCAGGGCGCGCTGCTGCGTCTGCACGACGCCCGCCTCCACGAAGACACCATCCACCGCGGTCCCGCGCAGGTCATCCCCGCGGTCCGCGAGGCGGTCCACCGCTCGCTCATCGACGGCAAGATTCGACTGCTCGAGCCGATTCAGAACGTCCGCATCGACGTCGCCTCCGACTACATGGGCTCTGCCTCCGGCGAGATTCAGGGTCGACGCGGCCGCGTCGACGACATGTACCAGGAAGGCGACCTCATGGTCATCGAGGGCATCGCGCCCGTCGAAGAGATGATCGGGTTCTCCTCAGACATCCGCTCTGCGACCGAGGGTCGCGCCTCCTGGAACACGGAGAACGCCGGCTTCCGCGTGCTCTCCGACAGCCTCCAACGCGACAAGATCATGGAGATCCGCGAGCGCAAGGGCATGAAGCTCGAACTCTCGCCCGCTATCGACTACATCTAA